The sequence TAACCAGCACCAGCACCACTAAACCCATTGTTGCCAAGTGGTTTTTGCGCAGCAATCGCCAAGCAGTCGGTCGCCCAGACGCGGACTTTTTAGCGGGTGGATGGTTGGGTTGTTGCGTCACTGTTGTCATGATTGCTTCTCCATCACGTTCTTAACCGTGGGTCTAAAATATGCTGCAAAACATCAGCAAACAAATTAAATAAAACATAGCTAGCCGCCACAAACAACACGCCGCCCTGCACTAGCATAATGTCGCGCGTTGAAATGGCTTTGACCAGCATACTGCCGATTCCAGGCCATTGAAACACGGTCTCGATATAAACCGCGCCACCCAAAACAAACCCAGCCTGAATACCAATAACAGGGACGATGTTGACGAATGCGGCTCGAAAAGCGTGGCTTATGATGACACGAGATTCTTTGACGCCTTTGGCCCTTGCCGTTCGAATGTAATCTTGGCGCAGGACTTCTAGCATATTCGAGCGTGTCAACCGCGCGACAACCCCCGTTGCCACAATGGCTAAGGTAATACTTGGTAATAATAAGTGCCGCAACAAATCAGGCAAGTCACCGCCACCATAAATCGAATACATATTACTCGCGGGCAACACCCCGAGCTTAACCGAAAAAATCCAGATCAAAATCAGCCCCAACCAAAACGAAGGCACCGAAATACCAATTAGCACAAAAAAAGTCAGTATCTTATCCGTCCATCCATATTGTCGAATTGCAGAGAAAACACCACCCACGAGACCAAAAATAATGCAAATAAATAGCGATGTACCCGCCAAAATTAATGTCGCATTAAAGCGTTCTAGCACCTCATCTAATACAGGCCGATTGAGACTATATGAGCGCCCCAA comes from Ostreibacterium oceani and encodes:
- a CDS encoding ABC transporter permease: MLQRLFGHAIFRYTLKRLFALIPVLLGLSIIVFFIMSRIEGDAATAQLGAFATDENVAKLRADYGLDKPLPVQYVIWLGNVLQGDLGRSYSLNRPVLDEVLERFNATLILAGTSLFICIIFGLVGGVFSAIRQYGWTDKILTFFVLIGISVPSFWLGLILIWIFSVKLGVLPASNMYSIYGGGDLPDLLRHLLLPSITLAIVATGVVARLTRSNMLEVLRQDYIRTARAKGVKESRVIISHAFRAAFVNIVPVIGIQAGFVLGGAVYIETVFQWPGIGSMLVKAISTRDIMLVQGGVLFVAASYVLFNLFADVLQHILDPRLRT